One part of the Vicia villosa cultivar HV-30 ecotype Madison, WI linkage group LG6, Vvil1.0, whole genome shotgun sequence genome encodes these proteins:
- the LOC131614465 gene encoding F-box protein CPR1-like, producing the protein MAKKSVHLPLELITEILLRFSHPDFGTSHFQLAASPPTNRLVFLDNFFDVPEILSIDFDASLNHDSSYSSLSLDFYLWNPSTGVKKHIPASPITIASNDHLFIMHFYGFGYDPSTDDYLVVFGSYEYTYDPTHRSVDLAIFSLRANKWKQIESGSHFPYRIIPKGVDGPKAGLLLNGVIHWLGYNYETTRYAIIAFDLKDMTMSEIALPDEFIFRVSNPSFIEFDLWVLGGLISTWNMDMNTIEIWVMQEYKVHSSWTRTFHFSSHPTQDFSPLCFTNCGDIVGTVRGGCGGLVKFNDKGKLLECHYYGNFYFQRSQMTVYTESLLSLPSGIGQALDDS; encoded by the exons ATGGCTAAGAAGAGTGTGCATCTTCCGTTGGAACTGATAACGGAAATCTTGTTGAGGT TCTCTCATCCCGATTTTGGTACTTCACATTTTCAACTTGCAGCCTCACCGCCTACCAATAGACTTGTGTTCCTAGACAATTTTTTTGATGTTCCTGAAATCTTATCTATAGATTTTGATGCATCACTTAACCATGATTCATCATATTCTTCCCTAAGCCTTGAT TTCTACCTATGGAATCCATCCACTGGTGTGAAGAAACACATACCTGCTTCTCCTATAACTATTGCCTCCAATGATCATCTTTTCATCATGCATTTTTATGGCTTCGGATACGACCCGTCAACAGATGATTACTTAGTAGTTTTTGGGTCCTACGAGTACACCTATGATCCGACACATAGGTCTGTTGACTTAGCGATTTTCTCATTGAGAGCTAACAAGTGGAAGCAAATCGAGTCTGGTTCTCATTTTCCTTATAGGATTATTCCTAAAGGTGTAGATGGTCCTAAAGCCGGGTTGCTCTTGAATGGGGTTATTCATTGGTTGGGTTATAATTATGAGACTACAAGGTATGCTATTATTGCCTTTGATTTAAAGGATATGACAATGTCAGAGATAGCTCTGCCGGATGAATTTATTTTTCGTGTTAGTAACCCTTCTTTTATAGAATTTGATTTGTGGGTACTTGGAGGACTTATTAGTACATGGAATATGGATATGAATACAATTGAGATATGGGTCATGCAAGAATATAAAGTGCATTCATCTTGGACTAGgacttttcatttttcttctcatCCCACTCAAGATTTTTCGCCATTATGTTTTACAAACTGTGGCGATATAGTTGGAACAGTTCGTGGTGGTTGTGGTGGATTAGTCAAGTTTAATGACAAAGGAAAGCTACTAGAGTGTCACTATTATGGTaacttttactttcaaagatcCCAAATGACGGTATATACAGAGTCTCTACTTTCACTCCCTAGTGGTATTGGGCAAGCTTTAGATGACTCTTGA